A portion of the Agrobacterium tumefaciens genome contains these proteins:
- a CDS encoding glucose-1-phosphate cytidylyltransferase, producing MKVVLFCGGRGTRIREYSESVPKPLIPLGSQPIMRHVMQYYARFGHEDFILCLGYKAHVIKEFFLNSRPESYADCVISSPGRVELLEELPREWRVSLIDTGIWRNIGERLWAVRHHLKGEKMFLANYSDGLTDVDLDDMIAQFEKSDKLACFLAVRPPLTYHLAEIDESGRVREFRSSETSDMWINGGYFLMRPEIFDYMREGEELVLEPFSRLISEDKLMAYKHEGFWRSMDTLRDWQTLEAMVERGDMPWIGDDGSMARKSSNTKLLP from the coding sequence ATGAAGGTCGTCTTGTTCTGCGGCGGCAGGGGTACCCGCATCAGGGAATATTCTGAAAGCGTCCCGAAACCGCTGATCCCGCTCGGGTCTCAACCGATCATGCGGCATGTCATGCAATATTACGCCCGTTTCGGACATGAGGACTTCATCCTCTGCCTTGGCTACAAGGCGCATGTCATAAAAGAATTCTTTCTGAACAGCCGGCCGGAAAGCTATGCCGATTGCGTCATATCGAGCCCCGGACGCGTGGAGTTGCTCGAGGAATTGCCGAGAGAATGGCGCGTATCCCTGATCGATACCGGGATATGGCGCAATATAGGCGAGCGCCTCTGGGCCGTACGTCATCATCTCAAGGGCGAGAAGATGTTCCTTGCCAATTATAGCGACGGCCTGACCGACGTCGATCTCGACGACATGATTGCCCAATTCGAAAAGAGCGACAAGCTCGCCTGCTTTCTGGCTGTCAGACCGCCCCTCACCTACCACCTGGCGGAAATCGACGAGAGCGGAAGGGTCCGGGAATTTCGGTCGTCGGAAACATCCGATATGTGGATCAACGGCGGCTACTTCCTGATGCGGCCGGAAATTTTCGACTACATGCGCGAGGGTGAAGAACTCGTGCTGGAACCGTTCTCGAGGTTGATTTCTGAAGACAAATTGATGGCCTACAAACATGAGGGTTTCTGGCGGTCAATGGATACGCTGCGCGACTGGCAGACGTTGGAGGCGATGGTCGAGCGTGGTGACATGCCATGGATTGGAGACGATGGATCAATGGCACGCAAGTCGTCAAACACGAAACTGCTGCCATGA
- a CDS encoding LuxR C-terminal-related transcriptional regulator: MTTFRVELPPTSVVPARRKKLFGCVSAKPGRFAKQSLARIGHNMLTSVPNNGHSQFSSNFHVVAHSKPMETSVRKLAIIDDRALDRECLAQSLIAYGLDMEVELFSSLDDWRHAPNGQHSGILVNVGRSDFCDDVSLHELREFIADFPYLPVVILAENRDLRQVMRAFDAGVRGYISSSIGLAVCVGAISLALAGGAFVSAENLSDLRQLLVVAEDKERQRTAMFTQREVDVINALTQGKPNKIIAYELNLRESTVKVHIRNIMKKVDAKNRTEVIFKISDLFKN, from the coding sequence ATGACGACGTTCCGGGTTGAATTACCTCCGACGTCCGTTGTGCCGGCTCGTAGAAAGAAACTCTTCGGTTGCGTCTCTGCCAAGCCAGGCAGGTTCGCAAAGCAATCTTTAGCGCGGATAGGACATAACATGCTGACATCAGTTCCTAACAACGGACATAGCCAATTCTCATCAAATTTCCATGTGGTTGCGCATTCGAAACCTATGGAAACTTCGGTTAGAAAGCTGGCGATCATCGACGACCGCGCGCTCGACCGTGAGTGTCTGGCTCAGAGCCTGATCGCATACGGCCTTGATATGGAAGTCGAGTTGTTTTCATCACTCGACGACTGGAGACATGCTCCAAACGGCCAGCATAGCGGCATCCTGGTCAATGTCGGTCGCAGCGATTTTTGCGATGACGTTTCCCTTCACGAGTTGCGGGAATTCATCGCCGATTTCCCTTATCTGCCAGTCGTCATTCTTGCGGAAAACCGCGATCTGCGTCAGGTCATGAGGGCGTTCGACGCGGGAGTTCGCGGGTACATCTCCTCGTCGATAGGGTTGGCGGTGTGCGTGGGCGCCATCTCACTTGCATTGGCGGGCGGCGCTTTCGTATCAGCTGAAAATCTGAGCGATCTCAGGCAGTTGCTCGTGGTTGCGGAAGACAAGGAACGTCAGCGCACGGCCATGTTCACCCAACGTGAGGTCGATGTCATCAACGCCTTGACGCAAGGCAAGCCAAACAAGATCATAGCCTATGAACTCAATCTTCGTGAAAGCACCGTAAAGGTACATATTCGCAATATCATGAAGAAAGTCGACGCCAAAAACAGAACGGAAGTGATCTTTAAAATATCCGATCTCTTCAAAAACTAG
- a CDS encoding DUF4910 domain-containing protein, translating into MGKMEPGAKLTGDAWREAGIGQTIHDLASRLFPICRSITGKGVCDTIDILKDYIDIEQRAVPSGTRVFDWTVPQEWTVRDAYVKNAAGRKVIDFQMSNLHLMSYSIPQRRVMPLAELQAHIYTLPAQPDLIPYKTAYYTDAWGFCMSHHEFLKLEEGDYEVVIDTEKVSGNLYYGEYLHIGQSTKEVLLFAHICHPSLANDNCSGLALLTCLAAGLKSRSTYYSYRFVFAPGTIGSLSWLAQNEDGISNIAHGLVVSCIGDGGGPNYKRSRRGDALIDRIAACTRCGEDRKHLAIADFIPYGYDERQFCSPGFNLPVGLLQRSTFGTFPEYHTSADNLDFIEPKHLDSSFWMIMDMIDALEDNWTPLNLRPKGEPQLGKYGLFPAIGGHKTNDDRTMAYLWILNLGDGTNSLLDIAERSKMPFVDIASAAGRLLEAGLVSNLGFLTR; encoded by the coding sequence ATGGGCAAGATGGAGCCTGGTGCAAAGCTGACAGGCGATGCATGGAGAGAGGCAGGTATCGGCCAGACTATTCATGATCTGGCTTCCCGCCTCTTTCCGATCTGTCGCAGCATCACCGGCAAAGGCGTGTGTGACACCATCGATATCCTTAAAGACTATATCGATATCGAGCAGCGCGCCGTCCCTAGCGGGACGCGGGTTTTCGACTGGACGGTGCCCCAGGAATGGACCGTCCGGGACGCCTATGTGAAGAACGCGGCGGGACGCAAGGTAATCGATTTTCAAATGTCGAACCTGCATCTCATGAGCTACAGCATCCCTCAACGTCGCGTGATGCCGCTGGCCGAACTGCAAGCGCATATCTACACCTTGCCGGCACAACCCGATCTCATTCCTTACAAAACAGCCTATTACACGGATGCCTGGGGCTTTTGCATGTCGCATCATGAATTCCTCAAGCTAGAGGAAGGCGACTATGAAGTCGTCATCGACACCGAAAAGGTGTCAGGCAATCTGTATTACGGCGAATATCTGCATATCGGACAAAGCACCAAAGAGGTGCTTCTCTTCGCGCATATCTGTCACCCGTCGCTCGCAAACGACAATTGTTCCGGCCTGGCATTGCTAACGTGTCTTGCTGCAGGCCTGAAAAGCAGGTCCACATATTACAGCTACAGGTTCGTCTTCGCACCCGGAACGATCGGCTCCCTGTCATGGCTTGCGCAGAACGAAGACGGGATATCGAACATTGCGCATGGTCTTGTGGTTTCTTGCATTGGTGACGGGGGCGGGCCGAACTACAAGCGCAGCCGCAGGGGAGATGCACTGATCGACCGGATCGCCGCCTGCACCCGCTGCGGAGAGGATCGCAAACATCTGGCAATCGCCGACTTCATTCCCTACGGCTATGACGAGCGCCAATTCTGTTCGCCGGGCTTCAACCTGCCGGTTGGACTGCTGCAGAGAAGCACTTTCGGAACCTTTCCCGAATATCACACCTCGGCCGACAATCTCGACTTCATCGAGCCCAAACATCTCGACTCATCCTTTTGGATGATCATGGACATGATCGATGCTCTCGAAGACAACTGGACGCCGTTGAACCTTCGGCCCAAGGGTGAGCCACAGCTAGGGAAATACGGGCTTTTCCCTGCGATAGGCGGCCATAAGACGAATGACGACCGTACCATGGCCTATCTATGGATACTCAACCTCGGCGATGGAACCAACTCGCTACTGGATATCGCCGAAAGGTCTAAAATGCCGTTTGTCGATATTGCGAGCGCTGCCGGCAGGCTGCTCGAGGCGGGCCTTGTCTCGAACCTCGGTTTCCTGACGCGCTAG
- a CDS encoding glutamate-1-semialdehyde 2,1-aminomutase produces MQTIVENFENSDRLRLRSRNIIPGGAHTYAKGDDQYPVLSPGFIERGYGCHVWDVDGNEYIEYGMGNRAVGLGHAYADVVEAARAELYRGCNFTRPSKIEVDCASTFLDTIQTAEMVKFCKNGSDATSAAIRLARAVTGRDLIARCSDHPFFSTDDWFIGTTEMNAGIPQAIQNLVLGFSYNDLASARSLFDRFPGRIAAFILEPSRGDPPRDQFLHKLQNLCHENGALFILDEMITGFRWDAGGAQKTYDIVPDLSCFGKALGNGFSISALAGKREFMERGGIDQTDAPRVFLLSTTHGAETHAMAAAIATMKVYTQEPVVPHLVRQGNSLRAAISQIAIAHGLDSYFGIQGHSACLSYFTLDQTGKPSQAFRSLFLQETIRRGLLAPSLVVSYTHEDEDIAKTLDAIDGALVVYRKALEYGVDKFLTGRPSDVVFRRFNGNAQHQASHGLVMADMPELSESIRKP; encoded by the coding sequence ATGCAAACTATCGTCGAAAATTTCGAAAACTCGGATCGACTGCGCCTGCGCTCCCGCAACATCATACCGGGCGGCGCACATACCTATGCAAAGGGTGACGACCAGTACCCTGTCCTGTCTCCCGGCTTCATTGAAAGGGGATATGGCTGTCATGTCTGGGATGTCGATGGAAATGAATATATCGAGTACGGTATGGGCAATAGGGCTGTCGGCCTTGGCCATGCCTATGCCGACGTCGTAGAGGCTGCGCGTGCGGAACTATACCGCGGCTGCAATTTCACGCGCCCGTCAAAGATCGAGGTGGATTGCGCATCGACCTTTCTCGATACGATCCAGACGGCCGAAATGGTCAAATTCTGCAAGAACGGTTCCGATGCGACATCCGCTGCGATACGACTTGCGCGGGCTGTTACCGGCCGCGACCTGATCGCGCGCTGCAGCGACCACCCCTTTTTCTCCACCGACGACTGGTTCATCGGAACAACGGAGATGAATGCGGGCATTCCTCAGGCGATCCAGAATCTGGTCCTTGGCTTCAGCTATAATGATCTGGCCAGTGCGCGCAGTCTGTTTGACCGTTTTCCAGGCCGCATAGCCGCCTTCATCCTGGAGCCGTCGCGCGGTGATCCGCCTCGGGACCAGTTTCTTCACAAACTCCAGAATCTTTGCCACGAAAACGGCGCGCTTTTCATTCTCGACGAAATGATCACCGGCTTCCGCTGGGATGCGGGTGGCGCGCAGAAGACATACGATATCGTCCCCGATCTATCCTGTTTCGGCAAGGCGCTGGGGAATGGCTTTTCGATTTCCGCACTTGCCGGCAAGCGTGAGTTCATGGAACGAGGCGGTATCGATCAAACCGATGCCCCCCGCGTCTTCCTGCTTTCGACGACGCATGGCGCGGAAACGCATGCGATGGCGGCGGCCATCGCAACCATGAAGGTTTACACGCAGGAACCCGTGGTCCCACATCTGGTCCGACAGGGAAATTCGCTGCGCGCCGCCATCAGCCAGATCGCAATTGCGCACGGGCTCGATTCCTACTTCGGCATCCAGGGCCATTCTGCCTGCCTCAGCTACTTCACGCTGGACCAGACCGGAAAGCCGTCTCAGGCTTTTCGCTCGCTGTTTCTGCAGGAAACCATCCGTCGCGGCCTTCTCGCACCGTCTCTCGTTGTAAGCTACACGCATGAGGACGAGGATATAGCCAAAACGCTTGACGCCATCGATGGAGCGCTCGTCGTCTACCGTAAAGCGCTGGAATACGGCGTCGACAAATTCCTGACAGGACGCCCATCCGATGTCGTCTTCCGGCGTTTCAACGGCAACGCGCAGCATCAGGCCAGCCATGGGTTGGTCATGGCCGACATGCCCGAATTATCGGAAAGCATCCGAAAGCCTTAA
- the rfbC gene encoding dTDP-4-dehydrorhamnose 3,5-epimerase encodes MLFEKTKIEGLWVVSTVPVRDSRGSFARTFCKREFESNALVSDFSQHSLSLSKLKHTVRGLHFQRPPHQETKLVSCVKGSIWDVAVDLRRGSPTYLQWVGMVLSADNGAQFYIPEGFAHGFQSLSDDVAVSYLISAPYAEASAAGIRYDAPAIGVEWPAPPSVISEKDLGWPALQ; translated from the coding sequence ATGCTGTTTGAGAAGACGAAAATCGAAGGGCTTTGGGTAGTCAGTACGGTGCCTGTGCGGGACAGTCGCGGCTCTTTTGCCAGGACGTTCTGCAAGCGCGAATTTGAGAGCAACGCGCTGGTATCGGACTTCAGTCAGCACAGCCTTTCTCTATCGAAGCTTAAACACACCGTTCGAGGGCTGCATTTCCAGCGGCCGCCGCATCAGGAGACAAAGCTGGTTTCCTGCGTCAAAGGATCGATATGGGATGTCGCCGTCGATCTGCGCCGCGGCTCGCCGACCTATCTGCAATGGGTTGGCATGGTGTTGTCGGCCGACAATGGCGCGCAGTTCTACATTCCCGAGGGTTTTGCACACGGCTTCCAGTCGCTCAGCGACGACGTTGCTGTGTCCTATTTGATTTCGGCGCCCTATGCCGAGGCAAGTGCGGCGGGGATCCGTTATGACGCGCCCGCGATAGGTGTAGAATGGCCTGCGCCGCCCTCGGTCATATCGGAAAAGGACCTCGGTTGGCCCGCTTTGCAATGA
- a CDS encoding NAD-dependent epimerase/dehydratase family protein, whose protein sequence is MHVLVTGHRGYIGSVMVPILRKAGHEVHGYDTEFYHRCAYVPGGPLPQVPGVCKDIRDIQPSDMEGFDAVIHLAALSNDPLSNLNPEITYEINYRGSVRAARAAKQAGVKRFIFASSCSNYGAAGEGLVNETAELKPVSAYGTSKVLAEREIASLASPGFSPVYMRPATAYGLSPMLRFDIVLNNLTAWAVTEGLILLKSDGSPWRPIVHIEDISRAFLAALEAPTDAIHNQAFNVGQDAHNYQIREIAEIVALTVPGCRLQYASDASPDTRSYRVDFGKIARALPAFKPTWTAAAGAEQLYRAYKSAGLTMAEFEGPHYQRIGQLQKLIGDKDIDINLRRPMAAPRQNADIAASV, encoded by the coding sequence ATGCACGTTCTAGTCACCGGGCATCGCGGATACATCGGCTCCGTCATGGTACCCATCCTGCGCAAGGCGGGTCACGAAGTACACGGCTATGACACTGAATTCTACCATCGCTGCGCTTATGTTCCAGGCGGACCTTTGCCGCAGGTCCCCGGCGTCTGCAAGGACATCCGCGATATCCAGCCTTCGGATATGGAAGGTTTCGACGCTGTCATTCATCTTGCGGCGCTGTCCAACGATCCGCTGAGCAATCTCAATCCGGAAATTACCTATGAGATCAATTACCGCGGCAGCGTTCGGGCAGCGCGAGCCGCAAAGCAGGCAGGCGTCAAGCGTTTCATCTTCGCCTCGTCGTGCAGCAACTACGGCGCCGCTGGCGAAGGACTGGTCAACGAGACGGCCGAGCTGAAGCCGGTATCGGCCTACGGCACGTCGAAGGTCTTGGCGGAGCGGGAGATTGCAAGCCTTGCGAGCCCCGGCTTCTCACCGGTCTATATGCGTCCGGCAACAGCATATGGCCTTTCGCCCATGCTGCGTTTCGATATCGTCCTCAACAACCTGACCGCTTGGGCGGTGACGGAAGGACTGATCCTCCTGAAATCCGACGGATCGCCATGGCGCCCAATCGTTCACATCGAGGATATTTCGCGCGCCTTTCTGGCTGCGCTCGAAGCGCCGACCGATGCCATACACAATCAGGCTTTCAACGTCGGACAGGATGCGCACAACTATCAGATCCGGGAGATTGCCGAAATCGTCGCTCTCACGGTGCCCGGATGCCGGCTGCAATATGCGAGCGATGCAAGCCCCGATACCCGTTCGTACCGCGTCGATTTTGGCAAGATCGCCCGCGCGCTTCCGGCGTTTAAACCGACATGGACGGCCGCCGCAGGTGCCGAGCAACTCTACCGGGCCTACAAGAGCGCCGGCCTGACAATGGCCGAATTCGAGGGACCGCACTATCAGCGGATCGGCCAACTCCAGAAGCTGATCGGCGACAAGGATATCGACATCAACCTGCGCCGCCCCATGGCCGCGCCGCGCCAGAACGCCGATATTGCAGCATCGGTTTAA
- a CDS encoding class I SAM-dependent methyltransferase gives MNNEAVFSARLSSTHHVGLCRLCSSPLVHTFVDLGMSPPCESFVAADAANDVEPFYPLHAFVCDECFLVQLQEYVAPENIFTEYAYFSSFSDSWVAHAKRYCDMVIERFALGESSFVVELASNDGYLLQHFLTSNIPMLGIEPAVNVAKVAIGKGIPTLTEFFNEALATDMAARGQKADLIIGNNVLAQVPDINDFVAGMKALLKPDGVITLEFPHIEKLIEENQFDTIYHEHFSYFSLLTIEKMARRHGLKVFDVEEIPTHGGSLRVFFSHEDGNFPREARVDSLLARELNAGLDKIETYTAFSEAVRQTKRNLLSFLIRLKEMRKSICAYGAPGKGNTLLNYCGIGTDFIDFAVDRNPYKHGRLTPGMHIPIRPVSEIQRIKPDYVLILPWNLKTEIVAQMNDIRNWGGKFIVPIPDISIIDPKELAQ, from the coding sequence ATGAATAATGAGGCAGTTTTTTCTGCAAGATTGAGCTCGACGCATCACGTCGGGCTTTGCCGTCTCTGCAGCTCGCCATTGGTGCATACCTTCGTTGATCTTGGAATGTCTCCGCCCTGCGAAAGCTTCGTCGCAGCTGATGCAGCCAACGACGTCGAGCCATTCTATCCGCTCCATGCATTCGTTTGCGACGAATGCTTCCTCGTCCAGCTTCAGGAATATGTGGCGCCCGAGAATATTTTCACGGAGTACGCGTATTTCTCCTCGTTCTCGGACAGTTGGGTCGCTCACGCGAAACGGTATTGCGACATGGTCATCGAGCGCTTCGCGCTTGGCGAATCCAGTTTCGTTGTCGAACTTGCCAGCAACGACGGTTACCTGCTGCAGCACTTCCTGACCAGCAACATTCCGATGCTTGGAATTGAACCAGCGGTCAACGTCGCAAAGGTGGCGATCGGGAAAGGTATTCCGACACTCACGGAATTTTTCAACGAGGCTCTAGCGACCGATATGGCGGCCAGGGGACAAAAGGCCGATCTCATCATCGGCAACAATGTCCTCGCACAGGTGCCTGATATCAACGATTTCGTTGCCGGCATGAAAGCCTTGCTCAAGCCTGATGGCGTCATCACCCTCGAGTTCCCGCATATAGAAAAGCTAATCGAGGAGAACCAGTTCGATACGATCTATCACGAGCACTTTTCCTACTTCTCATTGCTGACCATAGAAAAAATGGCCCGCCGTCATGGGCTCAAGGTTTTCGATGTCGAAGAGATCCCCACACATGGCGGTTCGCTGCGGGTCTTTTTCTCGCACGAAGACGGCAATTTTCCGCGTGAAGCCCGCGTGGATAGCCTTCTGGCACGGGAGTTGAACGCCGGGCTCGACAAGATCGAGACCTATACGGCATTCTCCGAAGCCGTGCGCCAGACCAAGCGAAACCTCCTGTCTTTCCTCATCCGCCTCAAGGAGATGCGCAAATCGATCTGCGCCTATGGCGCACCGGGAAAGGGCAACACTCTGCTGAATTATTGCGGTATCGGCACCGATTTCATCGATTTTGCAGTAGATCGCAATCCTTACAAACATGGTCGCCTCACACCGGGAATGCATATCCCGATCCGGCCCGTCAGCGAAATCCAGCGCATAAAACCGGACTACGTTCTCATTCTCCCCTGGAACCTGAAGACTGAGATCGTTGCACAAATGAACGACATCAGAAACTGGGGCGGGAAATTCATCGTTCCAATTCCTGACATATCCATCATTGATCCGAAGGAGTTGGCACAATGA
- a CDS encoding PIG-L deacetylase family protein produces the protein MKNMSLASAGDRLSILCLGAHSDDIEIGVGGTVLSLLSKGVLLDVYWCVLSAGNERALEARSSAEAFLAKAASYSIELASFQDSYFPSQSREIKSWLLTLRDKVSPDVIFTHSREDAHQDHREINRLTSNIFRNHLIMEYEIPKWDGDFGRRNAYVPLSEDAMNMKVELLLQHFGTQRSKDWFDADTFRGLARLRGMECRAPTRFAEAFTVRKLTFA, from the coding sequence ATGAAAAACATGTCCCTCGCCTCCGCCGGTGATCGCCTGTCGATCCTTTGTCTAGGAGCTCACTCCGACGACATTGAGATCGGCGTCGGAGGCACCGTCCTCAGCCTGCTTTCAAAGGGCGTGTTGCTTGATGTCTATTGGTGCGTCCTCAGTGCCGGCAACGAGCGGGCCCTGGAGGCGCGCAGTTCCGCCGAAGCTTTTCTTGCAAAAGCAGCATCCTACTCGATTGAGCTCGCATCGTTTCAGGACAGCTACTTTCCCTCGCAAAGCCGCGAGATCAAGTCATGGCTGCTGACATTGCGCGACAAAGTCAGCCCTGACGTCATATTCACACATAGTCGCGAGGACGCGCATCAGGATCACCGCGAAATCAACAGGCTCACATCCAACATCTTCAGAAATCACCTGATCATGGAATACGAAATCCCGAAATGGGACGGCGATTTCGGCAGGCGAAATGCCTATGTGCCGTTGAGCGAAGACGCGATGAACATGAAGGTCGAGCTTCTCTTGCAGCACTTTGGAACACAGAGATCCAAGGACTGGTTTGACGCAGATACCTTTCGCGGCTTGGCGCGGCTGCGGGGAATGGAATGCCGTGCGCCTACACGTTTTGCGGAAGCCTTTACCGTCAGAAAGCTGACGTTCGCCTGA
- a CDS encoding helix-turn-helix transcriptional regulator — MIHNHISENPPEGAPHPQAASSAAGYIGIIDRRMLERECLAHSLNYQYADRRILTFSNLGEWQQARAEIGMPAAVLVSAWPGPSAETNSELAEIVAAVSPAAVVVLSDDQDINTILDTIALGVRGYISSSVSVDVCVQAISLAIAGGRFIPASSVMNMKSLFGLTAHAAIPPMKFTSRQSAIAEALRCGKANKDIALELNLCESTIKVHIRNIMKKLGATNRTEVACKIGDMAYER; from the coding sequence ATGATCCATAACCACATCTCCGAGAACCCACCGGAAGGCGCACCGCATCCGCAGGCCGCATCAAGTGCGGCTGGCTATATCGGCATCATAGATCGTCGCATGCTCGAGCGGGAATGCCTCGCCCATAGTCTCAACTATCAATATGCGGACCGGCGCATCCTGACCTTCTCCAATCTCGGCGAATGGCAACAGGCACGCGCGGAAATCGGCATGCCTGCGGCAGTTCTGGTCAGTGCCTGGCCTGGTCCGTCGGCAGAGACAAACAGCGAGCTTGCGGAGATTGTCGCTGCGGTTTCGCCGGCCGCCGTCGTCGTGCTCTCCGACGATCAGGATATCAATACTATCCTCGATACGATCGCTCTTGGCGTGCGCGGGTATATATCGAGTTCCGTCAGCGTCGATGTCTGCGTCCAGGCGATCAGTCTTGCAATCGCGGGCGGCCGTTTCATACCGGCCAGCAGCGTCATGAACATGAAAAGTCTGTTCGGCCTGACGGCACACGCCGCCATACCGCCGATGAAATTTACAAGCCGTCAATCGGCTATCGCGGAGGCCCTGCGGTGCGGAAAGGCCAACAAGGATATCGCTCTGGAGCTGAACCTTTGCGAAAGCACCATCAAGGTACATATCCGCAACATCATGAAGAAGCTTGGGGCAACCAACCGCACTGAAGTTGCCTGCAAGATCGGCGACATGGCGTACGAGCGCTAA